ATTTCGTCACCACGCTCCCATGAATCATCCGATTCATAAAATGAAGCCATTTGGGAGTTGTCAAAATTAAAGTGCTCCTGAATGGCCAGATGCAATTCTTCAAAATTGGCAGAAGCAGGCATTTCAATATCCCTAAATATATTGTTTTCTCCTTCTGTATCGACCAGAACTCTTAGTCTTAATGTTGTACTCATTGGTAATTTTAGTTTTCAAAACAAATGTATTAGCCTTTTACGACTTTTAGGCCAATTTGTTCCCCTAATTTAAGCATTAATTGAAAAGCTTCTTGTTTATCGTTACTGATGTCTCCTTCAAGGATAGCATCTTTTATTTGTGTTTTAATCGTACCAATTTCTCTACAGGGTTGTAGACCGAATGTTTTCATGATTTCTTCACCGGTAATTGGAGGTTGAAAATTTGTGATGCGATCTCTTTCCTCTACCTCTTTCATTTTGCTACGGACACGCACAAAGTTTTGACGATACTTGCGTACGCGATACGGATTTTTTGAGGTGATGTCTGCATCACATAAGGTCATCAAATCATCAATATCATCTCCAGCATCAAAAAGTAATCTTCGGACTCCAGAATCACTTACATCGTCATTCACGAGAGCAATAGGTCTGGAACTTAAATAAACCAGCTTTTTTACGTATTGAAGTTTATGATCCAGAGGGAGTTTTAAACGTCTAAAAATTTTGGTGATCATTTTTGCACCTACAGCCTCATGTCCATGAAATGTGAATCCCACTTTTTTATCGAACTTTTTAGTTGGTGCTTTTCCTATATCATGAAATAAAGCAGCGTATCTCAGCCAAATATTATCTGTGTTTTCCGAGATGTTATCTACCACTTCTAATGTATGATAAAAATTTTCTTTATGCGTTTGTCCCTCTTCTTCGGTAACTCCCTTTAACGCTGTTAGTTCAGGAATAAGAATCTTAAGTAGACCGGTTTTTTCCAGAAGCAATAAACCAATAGAAGGTTTAGAGGATAACATGATCTTTCCCAATTCGACATTGATTCGTTCTTTTGAGATAATATGGATGCGTTCTTTTTGGGAAGTTATTGCCTGAAACGAGTTTTTATCAATCTTAAACCCCAATTGAGATGCAAAGCGAATAGCTCGCATCATTCTTAATGGATCATCAGAATATGTTTTAATGGGATCTAGAGGAGTCCTTAAAATGCCATTTCTTAAATCATCAATTCCGTTGAAAGGATCAATTAACTGACCTTCTTTTTCACCACTTAATCCAATTGAAAGAGTGTTAATGGTAAAATCTCTTCGCTTTTGATCATCAGTTAAAGTACCCGGAGATACATAAGGTTTTCTGGAATTGAAATCATAACTTTCCTTACGTGCACCAACAAATTCATATTCCATTTCTTTGGACTTGATCATCGCAGTGCCGAAATTTTTAAAAATATTGACTTTCTTATGATGGAGAACTTTAGCTGTTTCCTTAGCCAATTCTATTCCATTTTGCGGAGTCACAATATCAACGTCCTTAGAATTACGATTTAATAATAAATCACGCACCCAGCCACCAATGACATATGAATCTATTTTTAGATTCTTTCCAGCCTGAACTACAGGTTTAAAAATTGGATGTGTTTCCGTAAGTTGATCAATACCAACGTTTTTTATTTGTTGGTACTTGTCTTCATCAAATTTAAAATATGGTTGATTGGTACTCATATACATCTTTAATGAGTGCAAAATTAAGCAAACACAAAGCTTACGAGTAGTTTATTAATTAGAAAGAATCACCGAGTATGATAATTAAAATTGAGGTTAGGTCATATTTGAAATTGAAATGGTACGGTTATTGAAATGCAACAGAATAATATTTCAATGAATAATACATTACGGATAGATTAATTTTTAAAGGTTAAATACAATGCATAAAAAAAGAGGAGTAACAAGCTCCTCTTTTGAACCTAACAAACTAAACCATTGAAAATTAATCTATCAAACCCCTAAAACGTAAAATTTGATTAATCTTTACTGGTAATTGCCTTACAAATAACGCACTTATTTCGGGTTCATGTTTTAAATATATGGTCAATAATTTTAAACATTTGGTAAAATTAGGTTTGTCCCGAATATGGAATTACAAAATTATTAGTTGTTTAGTGTGTGTGTAGGGAAATTTTATTAATGTATGGTGCTTTGGTTTTAGCATAAACCAAATAAAATGGATTCCAGTTTACGCTATTGGGTCAAAAATTGAAAGTATATAATCGATTATTTGGTCAGGATTTTAAAGATTTGATAATGTTAAATTATAATTCATCTAACTCCAGTTCAGTATAATCCCGCAGATTTTGAATGAGAAACTCATGCAGCTCAACGCTTTCAGGATGTGCTATTTTTTTTCCTGTTTTTCCGGCAAAATAAACTACGCTAAAAATGATGATACTGATAGGTAGTAGCCAGAGTGCAAGTGGAGGGTTTTCCATACTCCATT
This genomic interval from bacterium SCSIO 12643 contains the following:
- a CDS encoding HD domain-containing protein, coding for MSTNQPYFKFDEDKYQQIKNVGIDQLTETHPIFKPVVQAGKNLKIDSYVIGGWVRDLLLNRNSKDVDIVTPQNGIELAKETAKVLHHKKVNIFKNFGTAMIKSKEMEYEFVGARKESYDFNSRKPYVSPGTLTDDQKRRDFTINTLSIGLSGEKEGQLIDPFNGIDDLRNGILRTPLDPIKTYSDDPLRMMRAIRFASQLGFKIDKNSFQAITSQKERIHIISKERINVELGKIMLSSKPSIGLLLLEKTGLLKILIPELTALKGVTEEEGQTHKENFYHTLEVVDNISENTDNIWLRYAALFHDIGKAPTKKFDKKVGFTFHGHEAVGAKMITKIFRRLKLPLDHKLQYVKKLVYLSSRPIALVNDDVSDSGVRRLLFDAGDDIDDLMTLCDADITSKNPYRVRKYRQNFVRVRSKMKEVEERDRITNFQPPITGEEIMKTFGLQPCREIGTIKTQIKDAILEGDISNDKQEAFQLMLKLGEQIGLKVVKG